A single genomic interval of halophilic archaeon DL31 harbors:
- a CDS encoding ABC-type transporter, integral membrane subunit (PFAM: Bacterial inner-membrane translocator~KEGG: syn:sll0146 high-affinity branched-chain amino acid transport protein BraE) translates to MALADFLITLLTFVAVYGLFGIGLNVKYGFTGLVDFGHIAYFMIGAYVTVVLTMPASVQGYGGIGGFDLPGLFGALFPGGALVGWFVGIACGMGAAAVVSLLVGVPTLRLREDYLAITALGIATILTAVFENEEWLFNGPFGVRSVYEPLAGVFPVSLGSFTLNMVVLGGLSVLTFVVGAFLLIQYARDADVRTQALIGVATAVFVLWYFVQPLLGGDMVELQRNLMWLFDPTAGPEGGLDYDRFFLLFSTALLAAGYWWVERTVNSPYGRVLRAVRDDEDVPKALGKATYRYKIQAMMVGSALAGAAGALYAIQLGFISPGQFGSTLTFFAFTAVIIGGTANNAGVLLGTAVFWIINSGTRFLNDFVPSEYSVQLAAARLMLIGALLIVILYYRPEGLLGEQEYDVGVDDGDAPPDRAVGGVARGGDGD, encoded by the coding sequence ATGGCACTCGCTGACTTCCTCATCACGCTACTCACGTTCGTCGCGGTGTATGGCCTGTTCGGGATCGGCCTGAACGTCAAGTACGGCTTCACGGGGCTGGTCGATTTCGGCCACATCGCCTACTTCATGATCGGCGCGTACGTCACCGTCGTCCTCACAATGCCCGCGTCGGTGCAGGGGTACGGCGGGATCGGTGGGTTCGACCTGCCCGGACTGTTCGGCGCGCTGTTCCCCGGCGGGGCGCTCGTCGGCTGGTTCGTGGGCATCGCCTGCGGGATGGGTGCCGCCGCCGTCGTCTCCCTGCTCGTGGGGGTCCCGACGCTTCGGCTCCGCGAGGACTACCTCGCGATCACTGCCCTCGGGATCGCGACGATTCTGACGGCCGTCTTCGAGAACGAGGAGTGGCTGTTCAACGGGCCGTTCGGCGTCCGCTCGGTGTACGAGCCGCTCGCGGGCGTGTTCCCGGTCAGCCTCGGCAGCTTCACCCTGAACATGGTCGTGTTGGGCGGGCTATCGGTGCTGACGTTCGTCGTCGGGGCGTTTCTCCTCATCCAGTACGCGAGAGACGCCGACGTTCGGACGCAGGCGCTCATCGGCGTCGCTACCGCCGTCTTCGTCCTCTGGTACTTCGTACAGCCGTTGCTCGGCGGCGACATGGTCGAGCTCCAGCGGAACCTCATGTGGCTGTTCGACCCGACCGCCGGCCCGGAGGGCGGGCTCGACTACGACCGGTTCTTCCTCCTCTTCTCGACGGCGCTGCTCGCCGCCGGCTACTGGTGGGTCGAGCGGACCGTCAACAGCCCGTACGGGCGGGTCCTCCGGGCCGTCCGCGACGACGAGGACGTCCCGAAGGCGCTGGGCAAGGCCACCTACCGCTACAAGATCCAGGCGATGATGGTCGGATCCGCGCTGGCCGGCGCCGCGGGCGCTCTCTACGCGATCCAGCTCGGGTTCATCAGCCCCGGGCAGTTCGGCTCGACGCTGACGTTCTTCGCGTTCACCGCCGTCATCATCGGCGGCACCGCGAACAACGCGGGCGTCCTGCTCGGGACGGCTGTGTTCTGGATCATCAACAGCGGGACGCGGTTCCTCAACGACTTCGTCCCCTCGGAGTACAGCGTCCAGCTCGCTGCCGCGCGGCTGATGCTCATCGGCGCGCTGCTCATCGTCATCCTGTACTACCGTCCCGAGGGGCTCCTCGGCGAGCAGGAGTACGACGTGGGCGTCGACGACGGAGACGCGCCGCCCGACCGCGCTGTCGGCGGGGTCGCCCGGGGTGGTGACGGTGACTGA